Below is a window of Mucilaginibacter ginkgonis DNA.
ATTATATGGCAAAGCAACCGGTTGCTCTAAAGGTAAAGGAGGATCGATGCACATGTTCGACAAAGAGAACAAGTTCTTTGGCGGTCATGGCATTGTGGGCGGCCAAATCCCGCTGGGTGCAGGTATAGCCTTTGCCGAGAAATATGCCGGTACAGATAACGTTTGTGTTGCTTACATGGGTGATGGTGCCGTACGCCAGGGTGCCTTGAACGAGACTTTTAACATGGCTGCTTTATGGAAACTGCCGGTGATCTTTGTTTGCGAGAACAACGGATACGCCATGGGTACTTCTGTTGAGCGTACATCTATAGAAACTGATATTTACAAATTGGGTATACCTTATGGCATCCCGTCATCTCCGGTTGATGGTATGGACCCGGTTGCAGTCCACAATGCCATGAATGAGGCAGTTGATCGTGCACGCGCAGGCGAAGGCCCAACTTTCCTTGAGATACGTACCTATCGTTACAAAGGTCACTCCATGTCTGACCCGCAAAAGTATCGTACTAAAGAAGAGGTAGAAAGCTATAAAGCTAAAGACCCTATAGAGATAGTTAAACAAACCATTGAAAAGGAGGGTTATGCCGACGAGAAATGGTTTGAAGAGATAGACGCTAAAGTAAAGGCACAGGTAGACGAGTCAGTCAAGTTTTCTGAAGAGTCGCCATGGCCAGATCCTTCTGAGTTGTACACAGATGTGTATGTGCAGAAAGATTACCCTTATATAATGGACTAATAACACCCTACAAATATTTATCTGTAAGAAATGGCCGAAGTAGTAAAGATGCCCAAAATGAGCGACACCATGACCGAAGGTGTTATTGCTAAGTGGCATAAAAAAGTTGGCGATAAAATAAAATCAGGAGACCTGTTGGCCGAAATCGAAACCGATAAGGCAACAATGGACTTCGAGTCGTACCAGGATGGTACTTTGTTATATATTGGCGTAGAAGAAGGTGCTGCTGCCGAGGTTGACAAGGTAATTGCCGTTCTTGGTAAAGAGGGCGAAGATTACAAAGCTGCCCTTGAGGGCGAAGGCGCTGCTAAGTCTGCCGATACTGCAGCAGCTCCCGCGCCGCAACCATCGGCAGATGCAAACTCATCTGCACCCGCAGAACAACAGCCTGCAGAAGCTGCAAAGCCTGCGGTCGATCTTTCAAGCATTCCGGCAACGGTGATCCGCATGCCGGCCCTTAGCGACACCATGACTGAAGGCGTTATTGAAAAGTGGAACTTTAAGGTTGGTGATAAAATCAAGTCTGACGATTCTTTAGCTGATGTAGCTACCGATAAAGCCACCATGGAAGTGGTTGGCTATGAAGAAGGTACCTTATTATATCTGAGTGTAAAGGAAGGCGAAGGTGTTCCTGTAAATGGTATCA
It encodes the following:
- the pdhA gene encoding pyruvate dehydrogenase (acetyl-transferring) E1 component subunit alpha gives rise to the protein MSSIEINKDTYLKWYESMLLMRKFEEKAGQLYGQQKIRGFCHLYIGQEAVMAGTMSVLKHEDSLITAYRDHAHALAKGTHPNAVMAELYGKATGCSKGKGGSMHMFDKENKFFGGHGIVGGQIPLGAGIAFAEKYAGTDNVCVAYMGDGAVRQGALNETFNMAALWKLPVIFVCENNGYAMGTSVERTSIETDIYKLGIPYGIPSSPVDGMDPVAVHNAMNEAVDRARAGEGPTFLEIRTYRYKGHSMSDPQKYRTKEEVESYKAKDPIEIVKQTIEKEGYADEKWFEEIDAKVKAQVDESVKFSEESPWPDPSELYTDVYVQKDYPYIMD